One region of Polynucleobacter sp. Adler-ghost genomic DNA includes:
- the dnaG gene encoding DNA primase: MALIPQSFIADLLNRVDIVDVVGQHVKLKKAGANFQGLCPFHSEKSPSFSVSPTKQFYHCFGCGAHGSAISFLMEYSGLGYVDAIEDLARSAGLDVPREERTANDVARQQQTMALSEVMSAAADWYRQQLKAAPRAVEYLKGRGLTGEIAKRYALGYAPDGWQGLEAVFGTYTNDEVAKTLLEGGLLIQSEQTDNNQTARRYDRFRDRIMFPIRNPKGQTIGFGGRILDQGEPKYLNSPETPLFSKGNTLYGLFEARQAIRSQEYVLVCEGYMDVVALAQLGFPNAVATLGTACTANHVRMLLRQTDRIVFSFDGDSAGQRAAQRALEACLPLMSDDKEIRFLFLPTEHDPDSYVRAYGASAFEKIIKEAMSLSSFFFKIASQDHELTTPEGRAQTHHAAKPMLLSMPPIALRTQILRELAIRTNSTPAELESFCGLTIVPAPVQQGSYAATNQRAPHFVQANNGNRTQGAPWQASKGSAKRAPVLNIPPPQAPTDLAEQMLRVLIQFPHLGKALDANKRALALQASELRSEKALELMKDLLIQCDQVEFIPGENGKPPTVGAGAFALFQEQLSRSELAPLYEVLRKRVMGSDLEIEGAIADLDGAFKKLELTHLKTEMTEIAQKIAGSTATEQDRARYRELGERLKFS, from the coding sequence ATGGCTCTCATACCTCAATCTTTCATTGCCGATTTATTAAATCGGGTAGACATCGTAGATGTGGTTGGGCAGCACGTGAAGCTAAAAAAAGCAGGTGCGAACTTTCAAGGTTTGTGCCCCTTTCATTCAGAGAAATCTCCTTCATTTTCAGTATCACCCACCAAGCAGTTCTATCACTGCTTTGGTTGCGGAGCGCACGGCTCTGCTATTAGTTTTCTCATGGAGTATTCCGGTCTTGGTTATGTCGATGCCATTGAGGACTTAGCGCGTTCTGCAGGATTGGATGTGCCGCGTGAAGAGCGCACTGCGAATGATGTTGCCCGCCAACAGCAGACTATGGCATTAAGTGAGGTGATGAGTGCAGCTGCCGATTGGTATCGCCAGCAATTGAAAGCAGCGCCGCGTGCGGTGGAATACCTGAAGGGGCGCGGCCTTACCGGTGAGATTGCTAAACGTTATGCCTTAGGTTATGCACCCGATGGCTGGCAAGGTCTTGAAGCAGTCTTTGGCACTTATACCAATGATGAAGTGGCTAAGACTTTGCTTGAGGGTGGCTTACTGATTCAGAGCGAGCAGACTGACAATAATCAAACTGCAAGACGCTACGATCGCTTTCGTGATCGCATCATGTTTCCGATTCGTAACCCTAAGGGACAGACCATTGGCTTTGGTGGACGCATCTTGGATCAAGGTGAGCCCAAGTATTTAAATTCACCAGAGACACCATTGTTCTCTAAAGGTAATACCTTGTACGGTCTGTTTGAGGCAAGGCAGGCCATCCGCTCTCAAGAATATGTTCTTGTATGTGAGGGTTACATGGATGTCGTGGCACTCGCGCAATTGGGCTTTCCTAATGCTGTAGCCACACTAGGTACAGCCTGTACCGCAAACCACGTACGTATGTTGTTGCGCCAAACTGATCGTATTGTGTTTTCCTTTGATGGTGACTCTGCTGGACAGCGTGCGGCGCAACGTGCGCTGGAAGCGTGCCTCCCATTAATGTCTGATGACAAAGAAATTCGTTTCTTATTTTTACCGACGGAGCATGACCCCGATAGTTATGTCCGAGCTTATGGTGCATCTGCTTTTGAAAAAATCATCAAAGAAGCCATGTCGCTCTCAAGCTTCTTTTTTAAGATTGCAAGTCAAGACCACGAGTTGACAACGCCTGAAGGAAGAGCGCAAACGCATCATGCAGCAAAACCGATGCTGCTATCAATGCCACCAATTGCTCTGCGTACGCAAATATTGCGTGAGCTCGCCATTCGCACTAATTCAACGCCTGCAGAGTTAGAGTCTTTCTGCGGATTGACGATAGTGCCTGCACCAGTGCAGCAGGGTTCTTATGCGGCAACGAATCAACGCGCACCTCATTTTGTGCAAGCTAATAACGGTAACCGGACTCAGGGTGCGCCTTGGCAGGCCTCTAAGGGTTCAGCGAAAAGAGCCCCGGTACTTAATATTCCACCTCCGCAAGCCCCTACTGATTTGGCGGAGCAGATGTTGCGAGTCTTGATTCAGTTTCCACATTTAGGAAAAGCTTTGGATGCTAATAAGAGGGCGCTTGCGTTGCAGGCTTCCGAGCTACGCTCAGAAAAAGCATTGGAGCTCATGAAGGATTTATTGATTCAATGTGATCAAGTTGAATTCATTCCCGGCGAGAACGGCAAGCCACCTACAGTGGGTGCCGGTGCATTCGCTTTGTTCCAAGAGCAGCTATCTCGCAGTGAGCTGGCCCCGCTCTATGAGGTGTTAAGAAAGCGGGTCATGGGCTCCGATTTAGAGATTGAGGGTGCGATTGCTGATTTAGATGGGGCTTTCAAAAAGCTGGAGCTGACCCACCTGAAAACAGAAATGACAGAAATCGCCCAAAAGATTGCTGGCAGCACTGCGACAGAGCAAGATCGAGCTCGATATCGCGAACTAGGCGAAAGATTGAAATTCTCCTAA
- a CDS encoding GatB/YqeY domain-containing protein encodes MSLKDQITEDMKNAMRAKEVARLGTIRLLLAAIKQREVDDRIVMDDASVITTIEKMIKQRKDSISQFEKANRDDLVAIEAAEMLILQDYLPAQLSDAEVEAAVAAAVASTGAAGPQDMGKVIGILKGQLAGKADMGKVSGLVKAALAK; translated from the coding sequence ATGAGTCTGAAAGATCAAATTACTGAAGATATGAAAAATGCAATGCGTGCAAAAGAAGTGGCACGCCTTGGAACAATTCGTCTTTTATTAGCAGCAATCAAGCAGCGTGAAGTGGATGATCGCATTGTGATGGATGATGCCAGTGTCATCACCACTATTGAGAAGATGATTAAGCAGCGCAAGGACTCCATCTCCCAATTTGAAAAAGCCAATCGTGATGATCTGGTGGCAATCGAAGCAGCTGAAATGCTGATTCTCCAAGATTACTTGCCAGCACAGTTGTCTGATGCTGAAGTAGAGGCAGCTGTAGCTGCGGCAGTTGCGTCGACTGGTGCTGCCGGTCCACAAGATATGGGTAAAGTGATTGGCATTCTGAAAGGCCAGTTGGCTGGTAAAGCCGATATGGGCAAAGTTTCTGGTTTAGTAAAAGCGGCGCTGGCTAAGTAA
- the rpsU gene encoding 30S ribosomal protein S21: protein MTTVRLRENEPFEVALRRFKRTIEKNGLLTDLRAREFYEKPTAERKRKKAAAAKRHYKRIRSQMLPKKLY from the coding sequence ATGACTACAGTCCGCCTACGTGAGAACGAACCTTTTGAAGTGGCATTACGCCGTTTCAAGCGCACCATTGAAAAGAATGGCCTTTTGACAGACTTGCGTGCCCGCGAGTTCTACGAGAAGCCAACAGCTGAACGTAAGCGTAAGAAGGCTGCTGCTGCTAAACGCCATTACAAGCGTATTCGTAGCCAGATGTTGCCTAAAAAGCTTTACTAA
- the tsaD gene encoding tRNA (adenosine(37)-N6)-threonylcarbamoyltransferase complex transferase subunit TsaD: MIVLGIETSCDETGVAIYDTTPWEKHAPAHQGILGQALHSQIAMHRDYGGVVPELASRDHIKRVLPLLDDTLHEAGLKLKDLDAVAYTQGPGLAGALLVGSAFAKSLAQGLNLPSIGVHHLEGHLLSPLLGVSTPEFPFIALLVSGGHTQLMLISGVGKYQLLGETLDDAAGEAFDKTAKLLGLDYPGGAAISKLAEKGQSGRFDLPKPMLHSGDLDFSFSGLKTAVLNQVKKFNALGVTDSDDIAGFHADLARSFVDALVAVLVSKSEKALKQTGCKHLVLAGGVGANLQLRVALNASAKKNRFEVHYPPVDLCTDNGVMIAFAGALRMLAENNGSTTSGAFDIKPRWDLASNNLT, encoded by the coding sequence ATGATTGTTTTGGGCATAGAAACTTCTTGTGACGAGACCGGGGTAGCCATATACGACACCACCCCTTGGGAAAAACACGCCCCAGCCCATCAGGGCATCCTAGGACAGGCACTGCACTCCCAAATTGCCATGCATCGGGACTACGGAGGTGTTGTCCCGGAATTGGCCTCTAGAGACCACATAAAACGGGTTTTACCTCTTCTGGACGACACTTTGCATGAGGCTGGACTCAAATTAAAGGATCTTGATGCAGTCGCCTATACCCAGGGGCCTGGATTGGCTGGCGCCCTGCTCGTAGGTAGTGCTTTTGCCAAATCCCTTGCCCAGGGCCTCAATCTTCCCTCAATTGGGGTGCATCACCTTGAAGGGCACCTGCTTTCACCGCTTTTAGGGGTTTCTACACCAGAATTCCCCTTTATCGCCCTTTTAGTCTCCGGAGGGCATACCCAGCTCATGCTGATAAGCGGGGTTGGTAAGTACCAACTTCTAGGCGAAACCTTGGACGATGCCGCTGGCGAAGCTTTTGATAAAACCGCCAAATTACTGGGCTTGGACTATCCGGGCGGAGCTGCTATCTCCAAATTGGCAGAAAAAGGGCAGTCTGGACGATTCGACTTGCCCAAACCAATGCTGCACTCGGGAGATTTAGACTTTTCTTTCTCTGGACTCAAAACAGCAGTTCTGAACCAGGTGAAAAAATTTAACGCACTGGGTGTTACGGATTCGGATGACATAGCAGGCTTTCATGCGGATCTCGCGCGTAGCTTTGTCGATGCCTTAGTTGCAGTACTCGTGAGTAAATCTGAAAAAGCACTTAAACAAACTGGCTGCAAACATCTAGTGCTGGCAGGTGGTGTGGGCGCCAATTTGCAATTACGCGTAGCACTCAACGCCAGCGCCAAGAAAAATCGATTTGAAGTGCACTACCCACCAGTCGATCTATGTACCGATAACGGTGTGATGATTGCATTTGCTGGGGCACTGCGCATGTTGGCAGAAAATAATGGCTCAACTACTTCAGGTGCTTTTGATATCAAACCCCGCTGGGATTTGGCGAGCAATAATCTGACTTAG
- the folE2 gene encoding GTP cyclohydrolase FolE2 has product MNDINTAFLKPQSMPDIQSLHDERALPIEQVGIRGLRHPLNIRTQTGVMPAVGNFEMDVALPAHVKGTHMSRFIALLQKHNEPIDSSSVVAMVREMLPLLNASEGRIQFTYTHFVKKAAPVSGVESLMDYEVTWTAKAKQNASGAIDVELNLRALVPVMSLCPCSKEISEYGAHNQRSHVTMSVELDSQTKMTVEDLVAAAESQASSELWGLLKRPDEKWVTERAYDNPKFVEDLVRDVAGQLKGDQRILSLVVEAENFESIHNHSAYAKISLTK; this is encoded by the coding sequence ATGAACGACATCAACACCGCCTTTCTTAAACCGCAATCCATGCCGGACATTCAGTCCTTGCATGATGAGCGCGCTTTACCAATTGAGCAGGTGGGAATTCGGGGATTGCGTCATCCATTGAATATTCGTACTCAGACAGGTGTGATGCCAGCGGTTGGTAATTTTGAAATGGATGTGGCTTTGCCTGCGCATGTGAAGGGCACTCACATGTCTCGCTTCATTGCGCTTCTGCAAAAACACAATGAACCTATTGATAGTTCATCCGTGGTTGCCATGGTGCGTGAGATGTTGCCATTACTGAATGCAAGTGAAGGCCGTATTCAATTCACCTACACCCACTTTGTAAAAAAAGCTGCGCCTGTATCCGGTGTTGAAAGTTTGATGGATTACGAGGTAACTTGGACTGCAAAGGCAAAGCAAAATGCGTCCGGTGCGATTGATGTTGAGTTAAACCTACGCGCTCTAGTTCCGGTGATGAGTTTGTGCCCCTGCTCTAAAGAGATTTCGGAGTATGGCGCGCATAATCAACGATCGCACGTGACCATGTCAGTAGAGCTTGATTCACAGACTAAGATGACGGTAGAAGATTTAGTTGCAGCCGCTGAGAGCCAAGCCTCCAGCGAGTTGTGGGGTTTACTGAAGCGCCCTGATGAGAAGTGGGTTACCGAGCGTGCCTATGACAATCCGAAGTTTGTGGAAGACTTGGTACGTGATGTAGCAGGCCAGCTTAAAGGTGATCAGCGTATTTTGTCTTTAGTAGTTGAGGCTGAGAACTTTGAGTCTATTCACAATCACAGTGCCTACGCCAAAATTAGTCTGACTAAGTAA
- the dxs gene encoding 1-deoxy-D-xylulose-5-phosphate synthase has product MTLNSIHSPAELKKLSREQLPALADELRQFVLESVSKTGGHLSSNLGTVELSIALHYVFDTPHDRIVWDVGHQSYPHKILTGRRERMSSLRQLDGLSGFPRRAESEYDAFGTGHSSTSISAAMGMARAFQTKGERQVAVAVIGDSAMTGGMAFEAMNNAGVYEDLPLVVILNDNDMSISPAVGALNRHLARLLSGNIYSATKKGIDSVLSIAPPLREFAKRLEDHAKGMVSPSTIFEEFGFNYFGPIDGHDLDALIPMLQNVRRLALEGRGPQFLHVVTRKGQGYELAEADPVLYHGPSKFNPEEGVRKSATPSPKTFTQVFGEWLCDMAHADPLLIGITPAMREGSGLVEFEKNFPKRYYDVGIAEQHAVTFAAGMACEGMKPVVAIYSTFLQRAYDQLIHDVAIQDLPVLFALDRAGLVGADGATHAGAYDIPFLRCIPNMLVLTPADEAECRDLLTTAFHQPHPSAVRYPRGAGVGATPSKELRTVPLGKGEIRRKSSAPAGQRIAILAFGTLLYPALEVAEQMDASVANMRFVKPLDLELLKSLVQDHDYFVTIEDGAIQGGAGSACLEALSAMGINKPLLQLGLPDVFVEHGDYKLLMSQCGLDVAGIAKAISLRFPAKTVANPVAVGK; this is encoded by the coding sequence ATGACTTTAAATTCCATCCACTCACCTGCCGAACTAAAAAAACTCTCTCGCGAGCAGCTTCCTGCGCTTGCAGATGAATTACGTCAGTTTGTGTTGGAGTCGGTATCTAAAACGGGCGGACATCTTTCCTCTAACTTAGGTACGGTCGAGTTATCCATCGCCTTACACTATGTATTTGACACACCGCATGATCGGATTGTGTGGGATGTGGGTCATCAAAGTTATCCACACAAAATTTTGACTGGTCGTCGTGAGCGAATGAGTAGCTTGCGCCAGTTGGATGGTTTGTCAGGCTTTCCACGTCGTGCTGAAAGTGAGTACGATGCCTTTGGTACTGGCCACTCTTCAACAAGTATTTCTGCGGCCATGGGTATGGCCCGCGCTTTCCAAACCAAAGGCGAGAGGCAAGTCGCTGTTGCGGTAATTGGCGATAGCGCGATGACTGGCGGCATGGCATTTGAAGCTATGAATAATGCAGGCGTGTATGAGGACCTACCATTGGTGGTCATTCTGAATGACAACGATATGTCGATCTCGCCAGCAGTGGGCGCACTGAATCGACATCTCGCTAGACTATTGAGTGGCAATATTTACTCTGCAACCAAGAAGGGCATCGATAGTGTTTTATCCATTGCACCGCCTTTGCGCGAGTTTGCTAAACGCTTAGAAGATCATGCTAAGGGCATGGTTTCCCCATCCACTATTTTTGAAGAGTTTGGTTTTAACTACTTCGGCCCAATCGATGGCCATGATTTAGACGCGCTTATTCCGATGTTGCAAAATGTTCGGCGCTTAGCGCTTGAGGGGCGCGGTCCCCAGTTCTTGCATGTAGTCACTCGCAAAGGTCAAGGCTATGAGTTAGCTGAAGCAGACCCAGTGCTGTATCACGGCCCAAGTAAATTTAATCCAGAGGAGGGGGTTAGGAAGTCCGCCACTCCTTCTCCAAAAACATTCACTCAAGTTTTTGGTGAATGGCTGTGTGATATGGCGCACGCCGATCCATTATTGATTGGTATTACGCCAGCAATGCGTGAAGGCTCTGGTCTGGTGGAGTTTGAAAAGAATTTTCCCAAACGTTACTACGATGTTGGTATTGCTGAGCAGCATGCAGTGACTTTTGCTGCAGGTATGGCATGTGAAGGTATGAAGCCGGTAGTAGCTATTTACTCAACCTTCCTGCAGCGCGCCTACGATCAACTCATTCATGATGTTGCGATTCAGGATCTGCCGGTGCTGTTTGCTTTGGATCGTGCAGGTTTAGTTGGTGCAGATGGCGCAACCCATGCTGGCGCTTATGACATTCCGTTCTTACGTTGCATTCCGAATATGTTGGTCTTGACACCTGCAGACGAAGCGGAGTGTCGTGATTTATTGACGACTGCATTTCATCAACCACACCCCAGTGCAGTGCGCTATCCACGTGGTGCTGGTGTTGGAGCCACACCTTCCAAAGAATTACGTACCGTGCCATTGGGTAAGGGTGAAATACGTCGTAAGTCAAGCGCGCCTGCCGGTCAGCGGATAGCGATCTTGGCTTTCGGAACTTTGCTCTATCCAGCGCTCGAGGTGGCTGAGCAAATGGATGCCTCGGTTGCGAATATGCGTTTTGTTAAGCCATTGGATCTTGAGCTTCTCAAATCTTTGGTCCAAGACCATGATTATTTTGTGACGATTGAAGATGGTGCGATTCAGGGGGGCGCAGGCAGTGCGTGTTTAGAAGCACTTTCTGCTATGGGGATAAACAAACCCCTTTTGCAATTAGGTCTACCTGATGTATTCGTGGAGCATGGCGATTACAAACTCTTGATGAGTCAGTGTGGCCTGGACGTTGCGGGGATTGCAAAGGCGATTTCCCTGCGTTTTCCGGCTAAAACTGTAGCAAATCCTGTGGCTGTGGGCAAATAA
- a CDS encoding polyprenyl synthetase family protein, which yields MNNVLSFEDWVRAHGQRTELALDSLLDKANANPARLHEAMRYAAQGGGKRIRPLLVYAAGELGDDFSEEKKHALDSAAFAIECIHAYSLVHDDLPCMDDDDLRRGRPTVHKAYDEATALLVGDALQTRAFEVLANTQCDAETRLAMISALASASGSRGMAGGQAIDLESVGKKLDLAGLKQMHAMKTGALLSCSVQMGGIAAKLNPTQMQHLKNYSEALGLAFQIVDDVLDATADSQTLGKTAGKDAANDKPTYVTLMGLDYAKQAAADLQETAIASLEDFGAKAEALKDLALLVVNRGK from the coding sequence ATGAACAACGTACTTTCATTTGAAGATTGGGTTCGTGCTCATGGGCAGCGAACTGAATTGGCTTTGGATAGTTTGCTCGATAAAGCGAATGCCAATCCCGCACGTTTACATGAGGCTATGCGTTATGCCGCTCAAGGTGGTGGCAAGCGTATTCGCCCCTTGTTGGTTTACGCCGCGGGTGAGTTGGGCGATGATTTCAGTGAAGAGAAAAAACATGCTTTAGATTCTGCTGCGTTTGCAATTGAATGTATTCATGCTTATTCCTTGGTGCATGATGATTTGCCTTGTATGGATGACGATGATTTACGCCGTGGACGTCCTACTGTGCATAAGGCTTATGACGAGGCGACTGCATTATTGGTTGGCGATGCATTGCAGACTCGCGCATTTGAGGTTTTGGCAAATACGCAGTGCGATGCTGAAACGCGCTTGGCAATGATCAGTGCATTGGCTAGCGCATCGGGTTCACGCGGCATGGCCGGTGGTCAGGCGATTGATCTGGAGAGCGTGGGCAAAAAATTAGACCTAGCTGGCTTAAAGCAAATGCATGCCATGAAAACAGGCGCTCTGCTTTCTTGCTCGGTTCAGATGGGTGGTATTGCGGCCAAGTTGAATCCAACTCAAATGCAGCATCTCAAAAACTACTCTGAAGCCTTAGGCTTAGCTTTTCAAATTGTGGATGATGTTTTAGATGCCACTGCAGACAGTCAAACTTTGGGTAAAACCGCAGGAAAAGACGCAGCCAATGACAAGCCGACCTATGTGACCTTGATGGGTTTAGACTATGCCAAGCAAGCAGCGGCAGATTTACAAGAAACGGCGATTGCTAGCTTAGAGGATTTTGGTGCTAAAGCCGAGGCCCTGAAAGATTTGGCTCTATTGGTAGTTAATAGAGGCAAATAA
- the xseB gene encoding exodeoxyribonuclease VII small subunit — translation MPAKKSEDQKSGLELQIDPNLRYEQAVKELEKLISDMESGKFSLEETLLAYQRGAALLKHCQAMLAQVEQQVRVFEA, via the coding sequence ATGCCAGCGAAGAAATCTGAAGATCAGAAGTCCGGTCTTGAGCTACAAATCGACCCTAATTTGCGTTATGAGCAGGCTGTTAAGGAGTTGGAAAAGCTGATTTCTGATATGGAATCAGGCAAATTCTCTTTAGAAGAGACGCTTTTGGCTTATCAACGTGGTGCAGCACTCCTAAAACATTGCCAGGCCATGCTTGCTCAAGTTGAGCAGCAAGTTCGGGTATTCGAGGCTTAA
- a CDS encoding aromatic ring-hydroxylating dioxygenase subunit alpha has translation MTNLATAQQLAPSNLQLPVSAYFDVDLYQREIELLFKQGPGYVGHELMVPEIGSYQTLISENEGRLLVRNQAGVELLSNVCRHRQALMLNGKGRADNIVCPLHRWTYDLNGQLMGAPHFEDKPCLNLGKSPLQNWQGLLFEGPRDVRTDLAKLGVADDLNFEGYVLDHVEVHECNYNWKTFIEVYLEDYHVVPFHPGLGKFVSCEDLRWEFGDWHSVQTVGIHKNLEKPGSPIYQKWHEAVLRHHQGKTPRHGAIWLTYYPNVMVEWYPGVLCVSTLHPLGPNKTRNVVEFYYPEEIALFEREFVEAERAAYMETCIEDDEIAERMDAGRAALLARGQNEVGPYQSPMEDGMQHFHEWYRRAMNYQGA, from the coding sequence ATGACTAATCTGGCTACCGCGCAGCAGCTTGCGCCGTCCAACTTACAACTGCCGGTTTCGGCCTATTTTGACGTTGATCTCTATCAGCGTGAGATTGAACTGCTTTTTAAGCAGGGCCCAGGCTATGTTGGTCACGAACTCATGGTTCCCGAGATTGGTTCTTACCAAACTTTGATATCCGAGAATGAAGGCCGCTTATTAGTCCGAAACCAAGCGGGCGTTGAACTCCTTTCTAATGTCTGCCGTCATCGCCAAGCGCTCATGCTCAATGGCAAAGGTAGAGCAGACAACATTGTTTGCCCCTTACACCGCTGGACCTATGATTTAAACGGTCAACTCATGGGCGCACCCCATTTTGAAGATAAGCCTTGCCTTAATCTCGGTAAATCACCTTTGCAGAATTGGCAAGGACTTCTATTTGAGGGTCCACGTGATGTACGCACCGATCTTGCTAAGCTTGGCGTAGCTGATGATCTCAACTTTGAAGGCTACGTTCTAGACCATGTTGAGGTCCATGAGTGCAATTACAACTGGAAGACTTTTATTGAGGTCTACCTTGAGGACTATCACGTTGTACCGTTTCATCCAGGCTTGGGTAAGTTTGTTTCCTGCGAGGACTTACGCTGGGAATTCGGTGACTGGCACAGCGTGCAGACGGTTGGTATTCACAAGAACTTAGAGAAACCTGGCTCACCCATCTATCAAAAGTGGCATGAGGCAGTGTTGCGCCATCATCAAGGCAAGACACCACGACATGGCGCTATCTGGCTTACCTACTATCCCAATGTGATGGTCGAGTGGTACCCAGGTGTTTTATGTGTTTCTACATTACATCCATTGGGCCCTAATAAAACACGTAATGTGGTGGAATTTTATTACCCAGAAGAAATCGCACTCTTTGAACGAGAATTCGTAGAAGCAGAACGCGCAGCCTATATGGAAACCTGCATTGAGGATGATGAAATTGCAGAGCGCATGGATGCTGGTCGCGCCGCCTTACTAGCCCGTGGTCAAAATGAAGTGGGGCCATACCAAAGCCCCATGGAAGACGGCATGCAACATTTTCATGAATGGTACCGTCGAGCCATGAACTATCAAGGCGCATAA
- a CDS encoding sulfurtransferase encodes MTPLITANQLEEIINSGENVLLCDCRFDLVDPLAGRKSYLEGHIPGALYIDLDHDLSGEKTGKNGRHPLPSPQAWAQTKSRLGIDSNTLVIAYDNQGSVYASRLWWMLKATGHANVQVLDGGLDAWNGPIGTLPREATPTTTPVPTMPYVGLVTVEEVVHNLQTKMNVIVDARANDRFHGQNETLDPVGGHIPNAINYCFRENLSRKSFKAPEQLFKDFVDLLGSTKPSEVIHQCGSGVTACHNLLAMEVAGLKGSRVYAGSWSEWCADPSRPVAL; translated from the coding sequence ATGACGCCTCTCATTACTGCAAATCAATTAGAAGAAATTATTAACAGTGGTGAGAATGTATTGCTCTGTGATTGCCGCTTTGATTTAGTCGATCCACTAGCGGGTCGCAAGTCTTATTTAGAAGGTCATATTCCAGGGGCGCTCTATATCGATCTAGACCACGATTTATCAGGTGAAAAGACAGGTAAAAATGGTCGCCATCCGCTACCCAGTCCGCAGGCTTGGGCGCAAACCAAATCTCGCTTAGGCATTGACTCCAACACTTTAGTCATTGCCTACGACAATCAGGGCTCTGTCTATGCCAGTCGCCTATGGTGGATGCTCAAAGCCACTGGCCACGCCAATGTACAAGTCTTAGATGGCGGCCTAGATGCTTGGAATGGTCCCATCGGCACCTTGCCACGCGAAGCAACACCAACAACAACACCAGTACCCACCATGCCTTATGTTGGCTTAGTGACAGTTGAAGAGGTTGTTCACAATCTCCAGACTAAAATGAATGTCATTGTTGATGCTCGTGCAAATGATCGCTTCCATGGTCAAAATGAAACCTTAGATCCGGTTGGCGGACATATCCCCAACGCAATCAATTACTGCTTCAGAGAAAATCTTTCCAGAAAGAGTTTTAAGGCCCCAGAACAACTCTTCAAAGACTTTGTAGATCTTTTAGGCTCAACCAAACCTTCTGAAGTCATTCATCAGTGCGGTTCTGGAGTTACGGCTTGTCATAACCTGCTAGCTATGGAAGTTGCTGGCCTTAAGGGCTCACGTGTATACGCAGGTAGCTGGAGCGAATGGTGTGCTGACCCAAGCCGACCAGTAGCCCTTTAA
- a CDS encoding ZIP family metal transporter, with protein sequence MSVLQSILLVTALAGTTSVLVAASFSLSLLSKMVHSMVSVSVGILLATALLHSLPEAFTMPGVNPQLLFATLLAGLLGFFLLEKISLLRHSHHHEGDGHDHHHGHDAEVAGRSGWMILVGDGIHNFVDGVLIAAAFMADYQVGIFTAIAIIAHEIPQEIGDFIVLLNAGFTRTRALIYNFICGLAAVLGGVLAYFFLERAHAVMPYLLVIASSSFIYIAVSDLIPQMHRRPHWAESLRQTILIACGVGLVILLSLLH encoded by the coding sequence ATGTCAGTATTGCAAAGCATCTTGTTGGTAACAGCGCTAGCGGGGACTACTAGCGTTCTCGTTGCTGCAAGTTTTTCTTTGTCTTTGCTATCAAAGATGGTTCATAGCATGGTAAGTGTGTCAGTGGGTATTTTGCTAGCCACTGCCTTGCTTCATTCATTGCCCGAAGCCTTCACGATGCCGGGCGTGAACCCGCAGCTGCTATTTGCCACCTTGCTTGCAGGACTTTTAGGCTTTTTCTTGCTCGAGAAAATTTCTTTATTACGTCATAGCCATCATCACGAAGGAGATGGTCATGATCATCACCATGGTCATGATGCGGAAGTCGCGGGTCGTAGTGGCTGGATGATTTTGGTCGGCGATGGCATACACAATTTTGTTGATGGTGTCTTGATTGCCGCCGCGTTCATGGCTGATTACCAGGTGGGTATCTTTACTGCGATTGCCATCATTGCTCACGAGATTCCGCAAGAGATTGGTGATTTCATCGTATTGCTGAACGCTGGATTTACCCGCACTCGTGCTTTGATATACAACTTCATTTGCGGCTTAGCTGCAGTACTAGGTGGTGTATTGGCTTACTTCTTTTTGGAGCGGGCTCATGCGGTAATGCCTTATTTATTGGTCATTGCCTCAAGTAGTTTTATTTATATTGCGGTAAGTGATCTGATTCCACAGATGCACCGGCGCCCACATTGGGCTGAATCTTTGCGTCAAACGATTTTGATTGCCTGCGGCGTTGGCTTGGTAATTCTGCTTTCACTTTTGCATTAA